Genomic segment of Oncorhynchus tshawytscha isolate Ot180627B linkage group LG13, Otsh_v2.0, whole genome shotgun sequence:
GCCGGAACAAAGCCTGAAACACAGAGATGAACGTGATGTTGTTATTGACTCTGACAGCTTGGTTTGGTGGAATATTACAAGAGAGCATCAGTTTGAGAGTATTCTGATTCCTGTATCTTTACTGCAGACATCACATACAATGTGACAACGTGACTCTTTATTTACATGGATCAGATTAAATCAATCACACTTCTACCATCACAAACTACAATACTATTAACTGTAAACCAGGACTATGACTACTTCTTCTAAACTACTAAGTAAAACACTGCTGATAATATATAAGATGACAGTGTAGTGTATCTACATATGAAAGTAAAGAGGTCTTCCTCTCCTCACTCACCTTTCTTGTTTTTCTTCTTCCAAATGACGACCCCAACAACAGCAATGATGACCAGGAGAGCTATCACCCCTCCAATGATGAGGCCAATAGTGTTTGGGTCATTTGAACCTGTAATCATCAGAACAGAGCATTCAGACTACAGTGCTACTGAAATGAACTCCAAGCAATGTCAATAAAAGTTCAGGAGGTCAATGAGAACATGTGGTCAGAAAGTTTTCCCGAGCAGGTTAGTGAACTTAAATTAGGAATATAGAGCACATTCAATAGGAGGGTTgggtaaaatgtatattttaatcTTTCTCCCTCTTACCCCTGTTGGTCTTTCCAAAGTTGGTCTGGATCTCAGACTCAATCAGGACCTTGGTGATGTCATCCTCGATACCCGCGAGTTGAACCACACACTGATACTTGTTGTTCTTCCACTCCTCAGGCGTCACTGTCAGGTGGGTGCTTTTCTGGAAGGTTCCGTCATCGTTCTGGAGGATCTCTCCATGCTCCACATCTCCATGCTGTTCTTGTCCGTCTTTCTGCCAGAACACCATGACTCCACTGGGGTAGAAACCTGTCGCGTGGCAGGTcactggagaggagggggtctTCTGGAGCAGAGACACTGAGGGACggactggagagagagcaagagagaaatattaagatatatataaagagagatagagacagataaaGTCAACATTTGAATAAATACTGAGTATACAAATATTTTTCAATATCATAGTTCTACAACCATGTATGTGAGGGATACCTTATGACTAAAGGGATATGGTTCATATTTGTCAACACTACCCAAGTTGTGTTCAGCTAAAATAAAGAAGTTAAAAGTGATTGTACTGTACCTTTCCTTTCCAAAGTGTCTTTGCCGAAGTTGACATACTTCTTAAGCCACTCAATGCATGTGTTTTCTAGATAATTCTTATAATTGTTAGCAACAGCTCCGGTAGCATCCAACTTAAGCTTGGTGATGACAGCTTTCTGGTTGGCAGCAGTCCAGGTGAGAGTGCTCTTGTCCAGACTGAGGAAATCTGCTCCATCATAACCATACTGACAGTCTCCTCGAGTGATGCCGTCATCACCCAGCTCACAGCCATACATCCACTGGAATGTGTGAACTCCTAGAGGGAACAAACAGGTATGTAATAGACTCTAACAGTTAGCTGGCTGTAGTTTGGTGTTGCCTTCCTGCTGGTGAAGCCTTCTCTTAGTGAGTGTTTCAGATCTGCGATGAGTCACACGACTACAGGTCACATTAACCTAACACGATAAAGACACTGATCCATGTGTCTCAGTGTTTGTCTCAAAGTTTTGATTTTACTTTTATAATTTGAAGGAAAAACTGGGTTTCCAACCTCAAACAAGAGCAGAGGTGCTACCTTAAATTAAAACAATTCTCTCACAAAGACAATACTAATGATCAAATACAATACTCAGGGAGGCTGAGGAGACTACAGCTCTACTGTGGGGGACACAGGGGGAGCACATAGCTGGGCAGTGTGGATAacacaaacaccaacacagtAAATCAATGGCTCCATCTGTCCTCCAGATTCAGTCTGCCAGTGGGATCTCTATCATCATGTGTTACTTGTTCAACCAGACTGGAATAAAACAGATCAGCTCAGACCTCTACAgtgtgatgatgatgtcacaccTTCaccacggagacagagagagttgatgAGGAGACTCAGAATGTGGATCTATTCTACACCAGCTGATGTTGGCTTGGTTCTATCTACTGTGTTGAAGATACACGTTGTgttcagtacagtagtgttaTTCTAACTAATGGATGTTATATAAGACTGTAGTTTTCAGTGAGGTGTGTCAATGAATAAAACCCTGTTGATAAATGAAGACTGTCATCCAGTGATGATGTCAGAGATAaatagaggaagtgagagaggatCCTCTGTTCAGTCAggaacaacaggagagagagatggagagactcaCATGAGGAAGATTAACTGTTACTAATTCCCTGCTGGTGACTGTTATCAGCACCTCACAACCTGGAGCAGCCTGACAGTCTAGAGCAGTGATTCGCAACTGGTGGGTCGTGATTTTAGATTTTAATGGGGCACGAGActtatgtaataataataaatgtatgtaaatgtaataatacaaaaataacacaaaaaaaatatatatattttgaaagcTAACTGCCGCACGAAAACTTTTATTTTGACAGGATACCGCTGCACCACTTATTGTTGCTGACTTAACAGATGCAGTGCATCCGCAGTGGTGAAATGATTAGCTATGTTCAGACTCGGAGGGTTTTCACGCTGCACTCACTCACTGACCAATACAATAACGTTCTCGCCCCACACACACTGATCCAATGAAATGTAACATTTCtcgacacacacaatcacacaagcatttcgctacacgcccaataacatccgctaaatgtgtatgtgaccaataaacatttgatttgacacactgatccAATGAAAACGTCATTCTGCAACATTGTTTAGCTTTAAATGTGACCCGTCCAATCAGATAATACAGATCTTCTGATTGACAGATAACTATACAGATAACTATGCAGGCATTGCACATGTGGATAGTCAGCTGTCATTTAAATCATGTCGGCTTGCTGTCAGAGTCACATTTTAAAAACGCGCagctctcctcttcatctaccgCTGCTTCCAACGTCAACCAACAAGGCAGACAACACCGGTCCCCGTCAGAAGAGAGAACGCCGCCCCCGACTTCATCAAATATGGTTTTACATATATAGAAGACAGTCAGGGTGAGTGTAGACCGCAGCGGGTCCTATGCAACCAGCTGTTAGCTAGAGCATGAAACTCTCCAACATGAAAAGGCTTCTGGGCACCAAGATACAAGCCACAAAGATAAGACagctgacttttttttttttaaaggaaatgtCAGTATCTGGAGGCCTTGAACACGATTCATTGAACAACGTCTGAACGGTAGAAGAAAAGGCACTTTGCGCCTTCATACCTTGTCGTCCAGCGTGTTGCtaagtgcaaaaaaaaaaaaaaaaaaaacacaccagCGCAGAGGATCTCATTCTCCCTGCTGCAATTGATATGTGCATTTGAACCCGTAGGAGTGTCAGCCGCCAACACACTTCAAACCACACCCCCTATCCAATGACACCGCTAGGAGGAGAATCCTGGACGTGTCTGAGGACAAAACGCGCCAGACATCAGAGAGCATCAGTGCAAATGGCCATAACGCACTGCAGCCGGATGAATCCACAGATGTGGCTAACCATGCCATTCTAATGGTCTATGTCAGACACTGCAGCCGGATGAATCCACAGATGTGGCTTACCGTGCCATTCTAATGGTCTATGTCAGACACTGCAGCCGGATGAATCCACAGATGTGGCTTACCGTGCCATTCTAATGGTCTATGTCAGACACTGCAGCCGGATGAATCCACAGATGTGGCTTACCGTGCCATTCTAATGGTCTATGTCAGACACTGCAGCCGGATGAATCCACAGATGTGGCTTACCGTGCCATTCTAATGGTCTATGTCAGACACTGCAGCCGGATGAATCCACAGATGTGGCTTACCGTGCCATTCTAATGGTCTATGTCAGACACGTCTGGGATAACAACTTGGAGGACCAGTTCCTTTTTAGTGCTGATttgcccaccaccaccactgcagaGGCTGTCTTTAACACAGTGGATATGTACCTGGGCTCTGTGGGACTGGCCAGAGGCTGTCTTTAACACAGTGGTTATGTACCTGGGCTCCGTGGGACTGGCCAGAGGCTGTCTTTAACACAGTGGATATGTACCTGGGCTCTGTGGGACTGGCCAGAGGCTGTCTTTAACACAGTGGATATGTACCTGGGCTCTGTGGGACTGGCCAGAGGCTGTCTTTAACACAGTGGATATGTACCTGGGCTCTGTGGGACTGGCCAGAGGCTGTCTTTAACACAGTGGATATGTACCTGGGCTCTGTGGGACTGGCCAGAGGCTGTCTTTAACACAGTGGGACTGGCCAGAGGCTGTCTTTAACACAGTGGATATGTACCTGGGCTCCGTGGGACTGGCCAGAGGCTGTCTTTAACACGGTGGTTATGTACCTGGGCTCCGTGGGACTGGCCAGAGGCTGTCTTTAACACAGTGGTTATGTACCTGGGCTCCGTGGGACTGGCCAGAGGCTGTCTTTAACACAGTGGATATGTACCTGGGCTCCGTGGGACTGGCCAGAGGCTGTCTTTAACACAGTAGATGTGTACCTGGGCTCTGTGGGAACTGGCCTGGGATGGGTGCGTCGGTGTGACCACTGATGGGGCAGCTGCCATGACGGGAAAGCACTCCGGGGTAGTAAAGTGGATCCTGGACAGAGCACCGAGTGCGACGTGGAACCACTGCTTCCCACACTGGGAGGCTTTGGCAGCGAAGGACATGGTGCCTGAGCTCCACACCACCCTCCACAATGTGATCAAGTGTGTCAACTATATCAAAAAGAGTTCTCCAGGTTAAGCATGCAGGGGTCCGCTGGCCCTCCAGGGGTAAACTGTTGAGTCGCTTTTATGAGCTTCAGACATTTCCATTGTGAGGAACGGCTCGCGCAGGTCGCCTGCCTGGCGGATATTTCTGATCGTCTGAATTCTCTCAACGTGTCAATGCAAGGGGAGGGGGGCGCAATCGATTTGAACAGAGGGACAAAGTGGATGCCTTCGAGATGAAGCTTACCGTTTGGGCAAATCATGTTTCCCAATGCTGATGAAGAGATTCAGAATCCGATCAACATAGCGCACCGCGTCACActgaagaaaaacccttaaacATCATCTTGGTCAAGCTGCTGGGAAAGTTTTGCGACTACTTCCCGTAGGAGAGCGACCACTTCCCGTAGGAGAACAGGGGACTAGATGACTGGACAGGTAACCCCTTTCGAGTGGAGATGGGAAGTGTCACATTGCCAGGCAACGAAAAGGATCTGCTGATGGTGCTGTCATTTGATGGCGGACTGAGCATGCGCTTCCCGGGAAATGACACCGCCACAGTTCTGCTGCAGCGTAATGGGAGAGTATCCTGCTCTCGCCTGTCATGAGTCATGCTGCCGTTCAGCACTACCTGTCTGTGTGAAAGTGGCTCCTCTGATAAGGCTGTGCTGAAAACTAAAAGCAGAAACAAACTGGGCAGCCAGCATGACCTCCAAGTTGGCCTGTCAACCATCTCCTCAGACTTCAGTGAACTTATCAAACtgcagaacccccccccccaccgatAGGtctcagacacacaaacacacacacacaataaataaaCAGGTGAATTAGTTATTGTTCACTATGTTAATTATTATGGTTAATTAGCTCTGACATTCATATGACATTTCATTGAACGGGTTAAAAACACCTTTAAAAAGACATTTCAAGCTTGTGAAACTATTCCCATGGTACTTGAGGATTAAGAATTCCTAATGATTGTTGTTTTCTCTACTTTAAACACTGGTATGCGTTACTGTTCATTGACATTATTGGACTGGTTTTGATGTTCTGAGTCTGATCATGTATTTACACCCCCCCTCCTGAACTGGCCTCCTAATTAAATGGCTCATTCTAAACGgagcttttttgttttgtttaatttctgtttgtaagtttgtttaaaatgtatgtattgagagacgcaatgatggggatggggtgagagaagcaccgagcgggaagaggaaaatggtgtacatatgtatgggtgtgtgtggtatgtatgtgtGAACgcgtatatatgtgtatatgcatgtgtgtatgtatatgtatgtatatatatatatgcgtagGTATGTGTAAGTGAGTgctgtttttttgttgctttgtatctgttgttgtatctcttaatatgggtgaaaattgtgaaattccaataaaaatactgttacaaaaaaaaatgtctcAGTCTCTTAACTGATAATAAATGTCTTCctagttaacatggctgtgtaatgaCTTTCTTTACCACCATAACTGAGACAGAGTCTATTTTACAAGTGAAGCTTTCCCAGGAAGGCAGCTGCAACACAACATTACAAAAGGTAATCATCGACAGTCCATAATATTGGGTCGCGACTCAATTGTCACTGTCAAATTTGGGTCTGCAGGTAAAACCAGCTGAGAAACACTGATCTAGAGGGTACCATAAACCTGCCTCTCAAACTCTCTCCGACCTGAATGACCTGTGCCCTGATAGGTTGCTAGGGAGGTTACTAGGGGGCTGGACATCTCCCCGTCCTCTTGACTCTGCAGGTCACACAATACTGTCAGTCTCCCTCAAGCAGTGGCAGAGAGCaacatctctgtctctgcccGTCAACAACTGGACTCACTCATATCTCTGGATGGGTTGGAGTGCTGCCCGAAGTGAGTTGTGACGTGTGTATATCGTTCTTCATAGTTAGTTACTACTGTTGTCTATTGCATGTTGCCCCTCGTGAGTTTACTGTGTGCTGTAATACTCTGCAGGTGGCATACGCAATCTATACAGTCATTACTGCTGTATTCTGTAACATTCTGTATCTCTGCCTTTGTGCCCTGCTGCAGTCATTGGGTATGTGTGTATTCATTCCCTCTGTTTCTGTCCATTACAGAACCACTACAGTTTTACCCCCGTGTTCATGTTCTTCTGTGTGTAAATCAAGTTCCCGTGTGTTAACTCTTGGGACTGCTCCCAGTGACTCCCTGTGGGATCTGCTGCTGGAGCTGCTCAGGCCTCTCAGGGAAACTCTCTACAACACTCCCCCCCGTCACCCTCGGCTATCCCCTATTCCCCTCGAACCGTGGGGCAGAGTCGGTGAGTCACAAACTAGTCAAATACATAGAGCCGGGTCGCtttttttcattctctctcaGGGGAATTAGGCTCTAGTGTCAGCCTACTGGAGCTGTACGTGTGTGTGACCCCCAGGTCCTGAGGGTGACAGGTGAGTGTGTAGAGGGTTGATTATTTCATGAACCTGTATCATGTTATGTCAAAGTTATCCCTGTGAAGCACATGCAGAAGCGATTTGGAGTTGTTGAACGGGAGAGACAAAATGTATTACAATTGAATTTGAgtgaactgaatgatgaggacgaagaagaagagagtgattgaatttaaaaaacaacagcGTAAGaattcctcttcctctgtcccacgCGAGCACACTCAAAAAAATACACTTTTCTTTTTGTTTCTACTTTGTCAGAAGAAGCTGTAACTGGACGATGTAACACAGGAGTCTGACGATAGAGTTTGCGAGAATAGCACTGTTCGTGACCGTAATCCCCCCCCCAAGTCTAATAGTATTTTGGAAACGTTTCCATTCCTCCTGAAAGCCCAAATCGTCTGACTTCACTGAATAGAGATCCTGGTCGTGACGCTACATTATGTGTTACAGCATCATCCCAGTGAGGACAGTGGGAGGTCTGCTGTAGACTGATGGCCTATCGTAACCTGGAGTCACATCTTTCCATTACTCCTCACCCCGCCCCAAACTCCACCCTTAACACAGTTACCATTCAAAAATCATCTGTTTACCTCAGAATTGTTTCATTGCGACCAAAGAGAACAGACCGAGTGGACATAGTTTTCAGCGAGCCAGCTTCTTTCTGTGGTGCTACCCGTTCCAGGGTTTAGGACCGTAACCCCCAGAGGACTTGAAAATGAGCCAGAGCTGAGAGGATCACTGAAACTAAAAAGGTATTTTGATTTCAGTGCATTTTCTACACAAGAAAATAGCCTATCAATGTGTAGGCATACTGTGTAATAAAATCGATAATTGTACACTAAAAAACGTGAACGTGTGTTTGCAGAGCATACAACCATGCCGACAACCGTCCCgtggagatcagtggacaaaGGGCTGAACAACGGGGCGCACCCCAAAAACACATGGTTGTCAAGAAAGAGGTGTGTTTTGCTAGATTCTTAAAATGTGTTTCTGTACACAGCATTTGTGTGTAGGAGTAGAGAGTGTTTATCGCCGCTTGTAATTCATCATTGACCTGCTGTTTCTATCATAGCCCACTGTAATCGATGGGGGCTCAGGGCGGTACCACTCCGCTCCTCTGATGAAGGTGCACACGGATCAGACTCAAACTTTGAAGACGGAGATCGAGTCATCGAAGGcagaccagcagagagagagaaacattctcGGAGGGCAGAGACACGGGTCACAGCTgatgcattggtccagagccaggcggCATTGACGGAGAATGAGGCGTTGAAGAGGGCGAGGAAAGAGATGGGAGTCACAATGCCAGGCATACCAGTGAGCTCTGGAAGTCCACCTCAGACAGGCAGAGGCAACAATCAATCCATCCACCCAcaatgggctattagcaggacgaCTCTTGCCAAGTTGATTTCTATTTTTAGGGACTTGAGATGTATTAATGGATGTTtatctactaatgataatgacgtGAAGACGGAGATCAAGGAGGGTAGGAGGAGCAAGCTCTGCCTGCTCATT
This window contains:
- the LOC112264791 gene encoding H-2 class I histocompatibility antigen, Q9 alpha chain, yielding MKGIILLVLGIGLLHTASAVTHSLKYFFTASSEVPNFPEFVVVGMVDGVQMVHYDSNSQRAVPKQDWVNKAADPQYWERNTGNCKGNQQTFKANIDIAKQRFNQSGGVHTFQWMYGCELGDDGITRGDCQYGYDGADFLSLDKSTLTWTAANQKAVITKLKLDATGAVANNYKNYLENTCIEWLKKYVNFGKDTLERKVRPSVSLLQKTPSSPVTCHATGFYPSGVMVFWQKDGQEQHGDVEHGEILQNDDGTFQKSTHLTVTPEEWKNNKYQCVVQLAGIEDDITKVLIESEIQTNFGKTNRGSNDPNTIGLIIGGVIALLVIIAVVGVVIWKKKNKKGFVPASTSDTDSENSGKGIQKI